The Treponema sp. OMZ 790 genome includes the window TTATTGATGCGATCTCATCTTGACAATTTATAATATTTGGAATAACAACCGATATATTTATAATCTTCCACCATTTACCCCATTGATCAATAGGTCGTATAATAGGGAAACTTTGAGTATATATTTTCTCAGCCGTTTTTTTACAAATTATATATCCATATGTACCATAACCGGAATTAAATATTTTTTTTAGTTTATAATGTTGAGCAATGTTCTGAAAATATATTTTAGTTTTTAGTTTTTTGTCTGACTGTCCAAGAAGAATAATTCCATTGTTATCAAGTTTTAATATTTCAGAAAAAACTTTATTAAAATCATTTGAAATAATAATATCATCTTCAAAAATCAAAGCCTGTTCTATATCTTCTTCTATCATTTTTTTAAAAATTAAAAGATGACTCATTGCACAACCGATTTCGCCTAATTTTAATTCTCGGCCATATTCTTTGATTGCGCTCTCTTTATCATAAACCTCTTCTATATTTTTTATATCCTTACCGTTTACTGCATCAAAAAACTCATATTGAAGATTTGTTTTTTTCATCTCTTCAATCATATGTTGACGGCGATCTGTAGATTCTTTTAGATTGACTATAAAAACTCTCATTTAAATTAAATAACTTACCTTCTTTCTGCAATATACTCTCGACATCGTCGTAAAATATTCATAATAGGCCTAATTAATTTTGAAAAAGGTACGAGAGGTCTATATATTCTTTTTATTTCTTTTATTTGCGTATCAAGATTATTTATTTCCTTTAACAATAATAACATAAAGCCGGTTTCACCAAATCGAGTCTTTATTATATTGATAACTTCTTGTGATGTTGTATTTTTTAATGCTGTAGTATATAGGCTATCATTAAAATCTTTAATATAACAAATATAGCCTTTACACTCTTCAGATATAAAAAAATCACAAAGATTTTTATATACATTATTCAAACTCATATCTATAAGTTTAAATTTTTCAGGATTACTAAAATTGACAAAATTTGTTATGCCGGAATCCTGACGGTAATTATATAATGGAGTATGAATCCTTTTTCTTTTTTTTGCGTAATATTCTATAATTGCCATTTGATAGTAGTCTTCACTCCAGACTGCATAAAAATCCACCATCTGTGAATAAATAGGCTTGATAAACACTGCATTAAAACATTTATTCCAAACTGTATGATTGGCATTTGAAAGAAGAACATTTTCAATATCCTTTATATTGTCTGCTTTGGAAAATACATTCCGTTTTTTTATACCGTTTCTCACTTCACAATAATTAAATTCGATATAATCATAATTATCTTTTTTTGCTGCACGGTACAAAGTATGTAATGCTTTAGGTTCAAGCCAATCATCACTGTCCAAAAATAAAATATACTGACCGGCAGCATTTTTTACGCCTGAAATCCTTGCTGCTAAGAGTCCCTGATTATGTTCATGTTTAATAATTTTTACTTTTTCGTTATCAGCGAACTTGTTAAGTATTTCTTCAGAGTTGTCTGTCGAACCGTCATTAACACAAACTAACTCATAATCGGAATATGTCTGGTTTAACACAGATAAAATTGAAGTTTCAACATATTTTTCAGTATTGTATACGGGCATTATAATCGAAAATTTCATGCATTACTCCTTCGGCAGTACATAAAACAAACGGTAAAAAATACAAACTCAAAGGGAAAAAGCAGTAAATATATGCACGCTTTGACAATGCCTTTCAATTTTAATTTTTTGGTTTTGCGCACTTTAAAACTTTTTATTGTTGATACAAAATGAGTTCCTCTTGCAAGAACTGACAATGTTTTTCCCCTATATGCGGGCGGTAATTTCCCTTGCCGCTGCACATATTCCGCATTTTCTTGAATACTGCGTATAAAAATATGCGTATCAGGAAATACCGGTACTGTATACCCCGGATATTTTTCAAAAGGAAAACAAAACTCTTTCAACTCATTTTCTATTTTTTTTATATCTTCTTTAAGCGCCGGGTATCTTTTATATACTTGAGTATTTACAATAGATTTTACAGGATCAAAATACTGTTTTTTTTGCCTATGCTCTTCAGTTGTCAATCCCGTAAATGCTTTTATTTTTTCTAATGAAGCTTCGTAGTCATATATAAGAGATTCAAAAGGAAGAAATAATGCCGTATCTTTCCATTCGGTGTTTATTTTGTGTCTTTCAAAACGGGTTGAACGATACCATGTTATAAATGTATTAATATCTGAAGGAATATATCCTACCCCCCACTCGCTTTTATTTACCGCGTATAAATCGCGGGGGTCTTTATCAATCACAAGTGTTTTTATGGAGTTAAAATACTTTCTATAGTTATCTATACTGTATGCCGGTAACAGCTGGTCAAAAACTGCATATTTTGTTGAAACAGAAAGGTTTGAAAACACATTTGCAATATATTGTTTTGCATTTTCATAAAAATCATCTTTTTTATATGCATAGCAGCAAGGTGCTAATGTATGATAACAAGGCTGCCAACCATCGGGTTCATAACTGTTTAAGTGTTTTTTTTCATATAATTTTTCAAAAAACAGCTTAGCAAAAAAACAACGCCAATGCTCTTTGGCGGATATTTTTTTTGTTTCCAGCGAGCGGTGCCACCAGCCGTTCCATTTACAATCAACAATTGATTCAATGAATCTTTCCGTACAAGAATAAAAAAAGTTACCGAAATGTTTTTTATAATAATAATCGTGTTGCAGCTTTTCAGCTAAAAGTAAAAAACGTTTTACAGCTAAATCTACTTTCAGCCTGTGCCCTTCAACGAAAGCTTTTTCCAAATCAAAAAGTCCGTCAGCTTCATGCAGGAAAGTACATTCAAAATCATTGCCGAAACTTGTTACCGAAGAAAACTCTTCCAAAATATTTGTTCCGGCAGAACTTCCCGTTCCGCCGAAACCTGTTGATGTTAAAATGCTGAATGGTAAGACCGTATTCATACAGTTTCCTTCCGTAATAAGACTTTTTTTGCTGTACACATTCTAAACGGGGTGCAAAGTGTGTAGCGGGATAAATTCAAAATGTGATAACCAAAGAGCATAAAATGATAAAAAGTTTTACGGGTTTTAAATCTAGTAATAGAAAACTTTATTCTTTTTAGTATTTCATCGGGATACCAAACATACACAGCTTTTATTTTTTTAAAAGCTTCTTGTTTTGTAAGCAGAACCTCTTCCGCCGTTTGTTTTTCCGGTAAAGAGGCAAGCAGATTTTCAAATTTCAAAACAGTATTTTCAACAGAAAAATCTTTTATTCTTTCCAAGCAGTTTTCCGACATTTGAGTATAAAGAACCGTATCGGTTAATAATTTTTTTAATTTATCGGTATAATCATCAACATCCCAACTGGCAAGCAAACCGCATTTTTCCCCATAAGCTAATTCTTCTGAAGCTCCTGCAACAGGCGTAGTTACAAAGGGTTTACCCAACGCCATAGCCTCGCAAACTACAGTAGGGAAGCCCTCTGCAAAAGAAGACATACACAGTATCTTTGATTGTTTTAAATAGGGCATAGGATTTTGTTGATAACCTAAGAAGAACACCTTATCGTAAATTTCAAGTTTTTCCGCCTCGGCTTTTAAATTTACCTCCTCTTCCCCTATGCCTATAACAAGCAAACCGCACTGTATCCCCACCCTATTCAATTTTGAAAGACTTTGAATTACAAGAGAAACATTTTTATTTTTATCCAACCGTCCAATACAGGTTAAAAAAGGATAGCCATATTTTTCAATATTAAATTCAAAACTGCTTTCTGCTTTTTGCCGTATGTCTTCAATATCTATAGGATTATGAATTATTCTGGATTTATGCAAATATTCAGGAAAAACTTTTTCTAAAGATTTAAGAGATTTATTTGAAATAGTAATAATTTTATCGGCGCAGTCCCATGCATTGCGCTGCAAGTCCCTGTAGTATTTATCGCTTGCTGAAGTATGCGTATAATCAAGATCATCAATCGCACCATGGAACCATGCGATCACTTTTTTATCTTTAAATGCAGGTAACATAAAGGAAGGTTTCTGATAATTCCATGATATAACAATATCTGCATCCAAATTTTTTATAGTTTTTATTATTTCGGGATGCAACTCTAATACATAGTCCCAAATCTGTCTAATATATAACGGGGTGTAAATACTATATAGATGACCTAAAAATTCAACATTAGAATTCAATGGTTCCTTCTTTACATTATAGTTTACAATCTCAAAAATAGAAATGTCGTATTTTTGAGAATCAAGGTTGTTTAATAAGGTTGTTAATACTTTCTCCGCACCACCGCCATTTGAATGAGTATAAGTGATAAAAAGAAGTTTTAGTTTTTCTTTATCTTGCATAATTTACTCATGCCAATCATTTATTTTTTCAATAACATACTTTACCTGCTCATCTGTCAACACAGGACTCATAGGAAGGCTAACCACTTCCGCATGTATTTTTTCTGTGATAGGCAGATTAAGATGCGAGTATTCTTTATATGCGATTTGCTTATGAGGAGGGGTAGGATAATGAATGGCTGTTTCAATTCCGTAACCTTTTAAATACTCAATAAAAGGTTTTCTGTTTTGAATTCGAACAGAATAAATGTGCCAGACATGTTCTTCTTTTTTATGAATAAGGGGTAAAATTACTTCTTTATTTTTAATACCGTTATTATACATTTCGGCAATTTGCCTTCTTCCGGAGTTATCTGCATCCAACCTTTTTAGTTTTACTGAAAGCACTGCAGCCTGTATTTCATCAAGGCGGGAATTTTCACCTTTTAACTCATGTACATATTTAATTGAAGAACCATAGTTTGCAAGTTTACGTATAATAACCGCCAATTCATCATCATTTGTAGTTACACAGCCGCCGTCTCCTAAACAACCCAGATTTTTACCCGGATAAAAACTAAAGCCTGCTGCATCACCAAAGCTGCCGCTTCTTTTGCCGCTTATTTGCGCACCATGGGCTTGAGCTGCATCTTCAATTATTTTAAGATTATGTCTTACAGCAATTTTAGAAATAACTTTCATATTGCACAAGCGGCCGTATAAATGTACAGGCATAATTGCCTTCGTTTTAGAACTTATCTTATCTTCTATTTTTTTTACATCAATTAAATAATCATCGATATTCGGCTCAACAAAGACAGGCATCAAATTTTCTGCACTCACAGCAAGAATAGTAGCTATAAAAGTGTTTGCAGGAACAATAATTTCATCACCTTCATTAAATACACCAAGCTGTTTATAAGCACGGAGAATTAATTTTAAGGCTTCAAGCCCGTTTCCTACACCAATGCAATGCTTAACACCGCAATAAGCCGCAAAGCTTTTTTCAAAGGATATACATTCTTCACCATGAATATACCAACCCTTTTTGACAACTTCATTTATTTTTTGAGAGAGAATCGGTTCAAAGCTTTCAGTGATTTTTTTTAACGATAAAAAAGGGATTTGCATAAAAAGCCTCTATATCTATAACTTTTTATAAAAAGTTTTATTCAAAGAATATGTA containing:
- a CDS encoding glycosyltransferase family 25 protein, translating into MRVFIVNLKESTDRRQHMIEEMKKTNLQYEFFDAVNGKDIKNIEEVYDKESAIKEYGRELKLGEIGCAMSHLLIFKKMIEEDIEQALIFEDDIIISNDFNKVFSEILKLDNNGIILLGQSDKKLKTKIYFQNIAQHYKLKKIFNSGYGTYGYIICKKTAEKIYTQSFPIIRPIDQWGKWWKIINISVVIPNIINCQDEIASIIDKTENRARNFRNESYCLLYVFFRKTYSLFKIIFWCFRDFFYIFLP
- a CDS encoding glycosyltransferase family 2 protein; the protein is MKFSIIMPVYNTEKYVETSILSVLNQTYSDYELVCVNDGSTDNSEEILNKFADNEKVKIIKHEHNQGLLAARISGVKNAAGQYILFLDSDDWLEPKALHTLYRAAKKDNYDYIEFNYCEVRNGIKKRNVFSKADNIKDIENVLLSNANHTVWNKCFNAVFIKPIYSQMVDFYAVWSEDYYQMAIIEYYAKKRKRIHTPLYNYRQDSGITNFVNFSNPEKFKLIDMSLNNVYKNLCDFFISEECKGYICYIKDFNDSLYTTALKNTTSQEVINIIKTRFGETGFMLLLLKEINNLDTQIKEIKRIYRPLVPFSKLIRPIMNILRRCREYIAERR
- a CDS encoding glycosyltransferase, coding for MQDKEKLKLLFITYTHSNGGGAEKVLTTLLNNLDSQKYDISIFEIVNYNVKKEPLNSNVEFLGHLYSIYTPLYIRQIWDYVLELHPEIIKTIKNLDADIVISWNYQKPSFMLPAFKDKKVIAWFHGAIDDLDYTHTSASDKYYRDLQRNAWDCADKIITISNKSLKSLEKVFPEYLHKSRIIHNPIDIEDIRQKAESSFEFNIEKYGYPFLTCIGRLDKNKNVSLVIQSLSKLNRVGIQCGLLVIGIGEEEVNLKAEAEKLEIYDKVFFLGYQQNPMPYLKQSKILCMSSFAEGFPTVVCEAMALGKPFVTTPVAGASEELAYGEKCGLLASWDVDDYTDKLKKLLTDTVLYTQMSENCLERIKDFSVENTVLKFENLLASLPEKQTAEEVLLTKQEAFKKIKAVYVWYPDEILKRIKFSITRFKTRKTFYHFMLFGYHILNLSRYTLCTPFRMCTAKKVLLRKETV
- a CDS encoding DegT/DnrJ/EryC1/StrS aminotransferase family protein codes for the protein MQIPFLSLKKITESFEPILSQKINEVVKKGWYIHGEECISFEKSFAAYCGVKHCIGVGNGLEALKLILRAYKQLGVFNEGDEIIVPANTFIATILAVSAENLMPVFVEPNIDDYLIDVKKIEDKISSKTKAIMPVHLYGRLCNMKVISKIAVRHNLKIIEDAAQAHGAQISGKRSGSFGDAAGFSFYPGKNLGCLGDGGCVTTNDDELAVIIRKLANYGSSIKYVHELKGENSRLDEIQAAVLSVKLKRLDADNSGRRQIAEMYNNGIKNKEVILPLIHKKEEHVWHIYSVRIQNRKPFIEYLKGYGIETAIHYPTPPHKQIAYKEYSHLNLPITEKIHAEVVSLPMSPVLTDEQVKYVIEKINDWHE